The sequence below is a genomic window from Sulfolobales archaeon.
TGGAGGGTATCTCTAGATGTTGCTAACTATCTGCTTCTCTACAATTGGTACTATTCAATGTGGCTTGGCCCTATAGCTGGTGTTATGGTGATTGACTACTGGATCCTCAGGCGAAGACTCCTCAAACCTGAGGAGCTCTATAACCACAGTGGGATCTACAGCTATTATAGAGGTGTGAATATTGCTGGCATATCATCCTTCATAATAAGCATCTTGATCGAGTATTTACTAAGCGCTCTACAGGGTAGTATTAGAATATACTTTGGATTTATACCAGTACCAGGGATCGAGTTAGCATGGTACTATGGATTTATATCAGCTGCCCTGATATATCTAATGCTGGCCCAGACTATGAAACAGCATGTATTACCAGAGATTATGGGGGTGAGATAGGCTGACCGAGATATATGATCTCGTTGTTAGAAGGGCTAGGTTGAGGGATAGGCCTAGGGATAGGCTATACGATATAGCGGTTGAAAATGGCAGGATAACAAGGATCTCGGAGAAGATATCTGGGAGAGGCTCGGAAGAGATAGATGCTAATGGAAATCTGGTAACACCTAGTTTCTTCAACATGCACTTCCACCTAGACTCAGTATTAACTCTTGGGAAGCCGAGATATAATGAGAGCGGCACACTATGGGAAGGGATCGAGATCTGGGGGGAGCTCAAGGAGAAGCTATCTGTAGAGGATATACTATCGAGGGTTGAAAAGGCAGTTAAGCTTATGGCCGCATATGGAACCCTATTAGTTAGAACACACGCTGATACAAGCGTGAGGAGTCTAAATACCGTTAAGGCCCTTATAAAGGCTAGAGAGATGTTTAGAGAGATAATAGAGATCCAGGTGACAGCCTTCCCACAAGATGGCATACTAACAGATCCTGAGAACGCCGAGCTCTTAGAAAAAGCGGTGGAGCTTGGTGCTGATAACGTTGGCATGATTCCGCATAATGAGTGGACTAGAGAAGATGGTGTTAGATCTATTGAGATAGCATTCGAAATAGCAAAGAAATATAATAGGGATGTAGATGGGCATGTAGATGAGACAGACGATCCCATGTCTAGATATCTTGAGGTTGTTGCTGCAAAGACTATTAGATATGGCTGGCAGGGGAGGGTCACAGCTGGGCATGTTACAGCTAGTCATAGCTGGGATCCTGCCTATAGATATAGGATCTCATCATTGATAAAGAAGGCGGGGATCACTATTATAGCTAATCCATTGATAAATATACATCTCCAAGGTAGATTCGATATATATCCAAAAAGAAGGGGTATGGCCCCAATAAAATTCTTCCTTAGCAGGGGTATTAATGTTAGCCTAGGCCATGACTGTATAATGGATCCCTGGTACCCCCTCGGTGTGGGAGATATGTTACAGGTGCTCTTCATGGCCGTACATCTAGATCATATAATGGGTGTTTCCGAGCTTAGATCATCGTTGGATCTGATAACGATAAATGCAGCAAAAGCCCTAAGGATCG
It includes:
- a CDS encoding cytosine deaminase, with product MYDLVVRRARLRDRPRDRLYDIAVENGRITRISEKISGRGSEEIDANGNLVTPSFFNMHFHLDSVLTLGKPRYNESGTLWEGIEIWGELKEKLSVEDILSRVEKAVKLMAAYGTLLVRTHADTSVRSLNTVKALIKAREMFREIIEIQVTAFPQDGILTDPENAELLEKAVELGADNVGMIPHNEWTREDGVRSIEIAFEIAKKYNRDVDGHVDETDDPMSRYLEVVAAKTIRYGWQGRVTAGHVTASHSWDPAYRYRISSLIKKAGITIIANPLINIHLQGRFDIYPKRRGMAPIKFFLSRGINVSLGHDCIMDPWYPLGVGDMLQVLFMAVHLDHIMGVSELRSSLDLITINAAKALRIVDRYGVEEGKEANFVVLNGKDELDVLRILGPPLYVIKGGRIIADNTSRTNPKIMYRGKWEELKQHLYDLISV
- a CDS encoding cytosine permease, which produces VTGDVPAATNAIIRIARIRWENAVIIATILAWLVIGPYSIVFWRVSLDVANYLLLYNWYYSMWLGPIAGVMVIDYWILRRRLLKPEELYNHSGIYSYYRGVNIAGISSFIISILIEYLLSALQGSIRIYFGFIPVPGIELAWYYGFISAALIYLMLAQTMKQHVLPEIMGVR